In Deltaproteobacteria bacterium, one DNA window encodes the following:
- the hemN gene encoding oxygen-independent coproporphyrinogen III oxidase: MPASLLPLLEKYNVPGPRYTSYPTVPAWSEQIGVELFEQSLQSLRAGEKLSLYFHLPFCERLCHFCGCMQMITKDHARSREYLEILKKEIQKSVQFIPTTARELSQLHFGGGTPNFFQPEELAEIVGEVKKHFAFSPDAELAIEMHPRTSTHAFCDKLRELNFNRISLGVQDFDPVVQKLIHRDQTYEMTVAMLDYLKNLGFNSFNFDLIYGLPGQTLSGWTKTLNLVLGLKPDRLAVYSYAHVPWVRPVQRSFKDSDLPSPELKLELFAKAYETFTQGGYELIGMDHFAKASDELAKAKRNGSLHRNFMGYSTRADAHQIGFGVSSISYVGGNYFQNAKDLKKYYQQIQARGLATFRGFILKPDDTLRRDLITQIMCHGGVNLLKFGKKWQIQFEDYFASELLNLKAFVQEGLLEINDRQMKIKDLGHLFLRNMAMVFDQYLAGIKKDAKTPVFSKTV; this comes from the coding sequence ATGCCAGCTTCTTTATTACCACTGTTAGAAAAATATAACGTCCCTGGGCCGCGTTATACCAGCTATCCTACGGTGCCGGCCTGGTCAGAACAAATAGGCGTTGAATTATTTGAACAAAGCCTACAATCGCTACGAGCTGGCGAAAAGCTCTCTCTTTATTTTCACCTGCCTTTTTGTGAACGGCTCTGCCATTTTTGTGGTTGTATGCAAATGATCACCAAAGATCATGCTCGTTCTCGAGAATATTTAGAAATTTTAAAAAAAGAAATCCAAAAATCAGTTCAATTTATTCCAACCACCGCTCGAGAATTAAGCCAGTTACACTTTGGTGGGGGGACGCCCAATTTTTTTCAACCCGAAGAATTAGCTGAAATTGTTGGTGAGGTAAAAAAACATTTTGCATTTTCCCCTGACGCTGAACTTGCTATCGAGATGCACCCGCGCACGAGCACCCATGCCTTTTGTGATAAATTGCGCGAGTTAAACTTTAATCGCATTTCTTTAGGAGTGCAGGATTTTGACCCGGTGGTGCAAAAATTAATTCATCGCGATCAAACCTATGAAATGACGGTTGCGATGCTCGATTATCTAAAAAATTTAGGGTTTAATTCTTTTAATTTTGATCTTATCTATGGCTTGCCAGGGCAGACTTTATCAGGCTGGACCAAGACTTTAAACTTAGTTTTGGGTCTGAAGCCCGACCGCTTAGCAGTTTACAGTTATGCCCATGTGCCATGGGTGCGGCCCGTACAACGGTCTTTTAAAGATTCCGATCTTCCATCCCCTGAACTAAAATTAGAATTATTTGCCAAGGCCTATGAAACCTTTACCCAAGGTGGTTATGAACTAATTGGCATGGATCACTTTGCTAAAGCCTCCGACGAATTAGCGAAGGCCAAGCGCAACGGCAGCCTGCATCGCAATTTTATGGGCTATTCTACTCGGGCCGATGCCCATCAGATTGGGTTTGGGGTCAGTTCGATTTCTTATGTGGGGGGCAATTATTTTCAAAATGCCAAAGATTTGAAAAAATATTACCAACAAATTCAAGCCAGGGGTTTGGCTACTTTTCGCGGTTTTATCTTAAAGCCTGATGACACCTTACGCCGAGATCTCATTACCCAAATCATGTGTCATGGCGGGGTGAACTTGCTTAAGTTTGGTAAAAAATGGCAAATTCAATTTGAAGATTATTTTGCCTCAGAACTCTTGAATTTAAAGGCCTTTGTGCAAGAGGGTTTGTTAGAAATAAATGATCGACAAATGAAAATAAAAGATTTAGGCCACCTTTTCTTAAGAAATATGGCGATGGTGTTTGATCAATATTTAGCAGGAATCAAAAAAGACGCGAAGACCCCGGTGTTTTCGAAGACGGTGTGA
- the metF gene encoding methylenetetrahydrofolate reductase [NAD(P)H], translated as MKFSDLYQNGQFRYSVELFPPKSPGSVDALIQEVKRLCAIHPAYFSVTYGAMGSTRDLTKNIVLRLKKETKVPIASHFTCIASNRDQIKRYVEEILSQGIDLIVALRGDVPQDLKNHVPPQDGFRHANELVTFLKTHYPQLSIAVAGYPEKHLEAASPEEDLKNLQRKVEAGADVIITQLFFDNADFFNFVQQVRERGIKVPILPGILPVQNLKQVEKFTQMCGAKFPKPLQQRLINCQNDADQMKAVGVEHATSQCRELIAKQVTGIHFYSLNKADSVLKIAANTVLPA; from the coding sequence ATGAAATTCTCAGATCTTTATCAAAATGGGCAGTTTCGTTATTCGGTAGAATTGTTTCCCCCCAAATCTCCGGGGAGTGTTGATGCGCTCATTCAAGAGGTCAAACGCCTTTGTGCAATTCACCCCGCCTATTTTTCGGTGACCTATGGGGCCATGGGTTCAACGCGCGATCTTACCAAAAATATTGTATTGCGATTAAAAAAAGAAACGAAAGTACCCATTGCGTCTCACTTCACCTGCATTGCTTCGAATCGAGATCAAATCAAACGTTATGTTGAAGAGATATTATCGCAAGGCATTGATTTAATCGTGGCGCTGCGGGGAGACGTTCCGCAGGATTTAAAAAACCATGTACCTCCTCAAGATGGTTTTCGTCACGCCAATGAATTGGTAACTTTTCTTAAAACTCACTATCCACAATTAAGTATTGCGGTAGCGGGTTATCCCGAAAAACATTTAGAAGCGGCAAGCCCTGAAGAAGATCTGAAAAATCTCCAACGCAAAGTAGAGGCCGGTGCCGATGTTATTATTACCCAATTATTTTTTGACAACGCAGATTTTTTTAATTTTGTGCAACAAGTAAGAGAAAGGGGAATCAAAGTCCCCATTCTGCCAGGGATCTTACCTGTGCAAAATCTCAAACAGGTAGAAAAGTTCACGCAAATGTGCGGGGCCAAATTTCCAAAACCATTGCAACAGCGCCTCATCAATTGCCAAAACGATGCCGACCAAATGAAAGCGGTAGGCGTTGAACATGCAACCAGCCAGTGCCGAGAATTGATTGCCAAGCAAGTCACAGGCATTCATTTCTACAGTCTCAATAAAGCCGATAGCGTATTGAAAATCGCAGCCAATACGGTTTTGCCTGCTTGA
- a CDS encoding NYN domain-containing protein — MRWLVDGYNLLRGVSCFANLELQNPTKAKQDLLNFLEAFHRATGEKVQVYFDRYSQTGNVPLQEEHGGISVFYSRGGYTADEEIMLQMREQGEQALVVTSDREIQRAAKASRCSYLEAREFYEGVMEILHQSTDDEDVINSRLKGNAFRPREEKRKAFNRLKKFLQY, encoded by the coding sequence ATGCGATGGTTGGTCGACGGTTACAATTTGCTGCGCGGGGTAAGTTGCTTTGCAAATTTAGAATTGCAAAATCCCACCAAGGCAAAACAAGATTTATTAAATTTTTTAGAAGCCTTTCATCGGGCTACCGGAGAAAAGGTGCAGGTGTATTTTGATCGTTATAGTCAAACAGGGAATGTCCCGTTGCAAGAAGAGCATGGGGGTATTTCGGTTTTTTATTCCAGAGGTGGTTATACGGCCGATGAAGAAATAATGCTGCAGATGCGTGAGCAAGGGGAACAAGCGTTGGTGGTGACCTCCGATCGAGAGATCCAGCGTGCGGCCAAAGCCAGCCGATGCTCCTATTTAGAGGCGCGCGAATTTTATGAGGGAGTGATGGAGATTTTGCATCAGTCAACCGATGATGAAGATGTTATAAATTCAAGATTGAAAGGTAATGCCTTTCGGCCGAGAGAAGAGAAACGTAAGGCCTTCAATCGATTAAAAAAGTTTTTACAATATTGA
- the hemJ gene encoding protoporphyrinogen oxidase HemJ: protein MYLWIKAFHLIFVVAWFAGLFYIFRLFVYHVKFQTEPKLAAAYELMERKLLYIIMHPAMLLTIVFGVWLIFLNPALLKQAWFHSKLSGVLVLIAYQIFAGVVRRKFSQGNFFLSERACRIINEVPTLLLIGIVIFAVTKPQL from the coding sequence ATGTACCTTTGGATTAAAGCTTTTCATCTCATTTTTGTAGTCGCATGGTTTGCGGGCCTCTTTTATATCTTTCGCCTTTTTGTTTACCATGTCAAATTTCAAACCGAACCTAAACTTGCGGCAGCCTACGAACTGATGGAGCGCAAGCTGCTTTATATCATCATGCATCCAGCCATGTTGCTCACCATCGTTTTTGGGGTTTGGCTAATTTTTCTCAACCCAGCTTTACTCAAGCAAGCCTGGTTTCATTCCAAATTATCGGGTGTTTTGGTGCTGATCGCTTATCAGATTTTTGCCGGGGTCGTTCGGCGCAAATTTTCTCAAGGCAATTTTTTTCTTTCCGAACGAGCTTGTCGCATTATTAATGAAGTTCCAACCCTCCTGCTCATTGGCATTGTTATCTTTGCGGTCACGAAACCCCAGTTATGA